One stretch of Gemmatimonadota bacterium DNA includes these proteins:
- the ggt gene encoding gamma-glutamyltransferase produces the protein MAFCQGVSENTGAGVDKTLLSLFIKKSPQEYIMSSPHAIAYPAFRPSIMGRNGVVTSGHHLASQAGIQIMKAGGNAIDAAIATAAALGVVEPQSSGAGGDGFILIYSAKTGTVSAINATGAAPTGATREFYLQRGGIPMKGILSVSIPGLVDGWLVAHEHFGTRPLEDIFAPAIAFCEDGFPLSHKLADSLRGETRRFASDPYTRAVFTNDGQPLSPGDIVYQKDLGKTLRKIAAEGRDAYRTGEIARALVAFSQSRGGLFTEADLKNHCARIGDPIAVTYKDYTVYETPPNSSGHILLQELNIVENFDLQALGCNTAESIHLMVEAKKLAFADREKYVADPDWIDVPVEGLLSKEYAKERAACIDLERAAIHVPPGIPESVEDTTCFCVADGEGNAVCQLQSIQSGWGASLIAGDTGILLNNRMTYWHLEKDHPNCLMPGKRVRHTMNPVIVAKDGKPVLICGTPGADTQVQTNLQLVTHILEFGMTPQEAVEAPRWRSLQNPMESTVPHTCEDVLQLESRFPTIECEALARKGHDLRYLSNWGGPGNAQAIQINPETGTLMGGSDPRRDGYAVAF, from the coding sequence ATGGCATTTTGTCAAGGTGTATCTGAGAATACGGGCGCGGGCGTTGACAAAACACTTTTATCACTTTTTATCAAAAAATCGCCTCAGGAGTACATTATGTCTTCTCCTCATGCAATTGCCTATCCCGCCTTCAGGCCGTCCATTATGGGTAGGAATGGCGTGGTTACGTCGGGACACCATCTCGCTTCTCAAGCAGGTATTCAGATTATGAAGGCCGGAGGCAATGCCATTGATGCCGCCATTGCTACAGCCGCTGCGCTCGGTGTGGTTGAACCGCAATCTTCAGGCGCAGGGGGGGATGGTTTTATTTTAATTTACTCGGCTAAGACGGGTACCGTATCTGCCATCAATGCCACTGGCGCAGCCCCAACGGGCGCGACCCGAGAATTTTATCTCCAACGCGGTGGTATTCCAATGAAAGGTATTCTGAGCGTTTCCATCCCCGGCCTGGTAGATGGCTGGCTCGTTGCTCACGAGCACTTTGGCACGCGCCCGCTCGAAGATATTTTTGCGCCGGCAATCGCCTTTTGCGAAGACGGTTTTCCGCTCAGTCACAAATTGGCGGATAGCTTGCGGGGAGAAACAAGACGCTTTGCATCCGATCCATATACGCGGGCGGTTTTTACAAATGATGGTCAGCCTCTCAGTCCCGGAGATATAGTTTATCAGAAGGACTTGGGTAAGACCTTGCGAAAAATCGCCGCAGAGGGCCGCGACGCCTATCGCACGGGTGAAATAGCCCGGGCACTTGTTGCATTCAGCCAGTCGCGAGGTGGTTTGTTTACCGAAGCCGATTTGAAAAACCATTGCGCCCGCATTGGCGATCCCATTGCCGTGACTTACAAAGATTATACGGTGTATGAAACGCCGCCCAATTCGAGTGGGCATATTTTACTTCAAGAACTCAATATTGTCGAAAATTTTGATCTTCAGGCGCTGGGTTGCAATACTGCCGAGAGTATCCACCTTATGGTCGAAGCCAAGAAACTCGCTTTTGCAGACCGAGAAAAATACGTGGCTGATCCAGATTGGATTGATGTGCCGGTTGAAGGACTTCTTTCGAAAGAATATGCAAAAGAGCGCGCTGCGTGTATTGACCTCGAACGCGCTGCTATCCACGTTCCGCCCGGTATCCCGGAATCGGTTGAGGATACTACATGTTTCTGCGTAGCTGACGGCGAGGGCAACGCGGTTTGTCAATTGCAGAGTATTCAATCTGGCTGGGGGGCAAGTCTTATTGCGGGGGATACGGGTATTCTTCTCAACAATCGCATGACTTACTGGCATCTGGAAAAAGATCATCCCAATTGTCTGATGCCCGGCAAGCGAGTTCGCCACACTATGAATCCCGTTATTGTCGCGAAAGACGGTAAACCCGTTCTGATATGCGGCACCCCGGGCGCAGATACACAGGTGCAGACGAATTTGCAATTGGTGACACATATTCTGGAATTTGGCATGACGCCTCAAGAGGCTGTTGAAGCCCCCCGCTGGCGTTCTTTGCAAAATCCCATGGAATCCACGGTTCCCCATACCTGCGAAGATGTGCTTCAACTCGAAAGCCGTTTTCCTACAATCGAGTGCGAAGCTCTGGCTCGGAAAGGTCACGACCTTCGCTACCTCTCAAATTGGGGTGGGCCGGGAAATGCACAGGCCATTCAGATCAATCCCGAGACCGGGACCCTGATGGGCGGTTCAGATCCCAGGCGAGATGGATACGCCGTTGCTTTTTAA
- a CDS encoding citramalate synthase, which translates to MSELVQIYDSTLRDGAQAEGISFSAEDKTMIAQHLDAMGIHYVEGGWPNPTNPKDLEFFDRVRDLEFHNTKIVAFGSTCRVDNPPEDDPTLTTLLRAGTEVITLFGKSWTLHVTDVLRATLDENLRIIRDSCAWLKENGREVIYDAEHFFDGYKADPEYALETLLAAQEGGAEVLVLCDTNGGTMPYQIQQIISGIQPRLDVPLGIHTHNDAGMAVANSIVALEMGATHVQGTINGYGERCGNANLCSVIPNIEFKLGKTAIGATNLTKLMELSRFVSEIANVYHDHRQPYVGESAFAHKAGVHVDAMLKQPVAYEHCDAESVGNQRRFLLSEQSGGGAVAAKLHHLIPGLDKRHPTVQKLLQKIKQLEHEGYVFEAAEASFEIIARQILGSIRRPFKLINYRTINRKSAAGSEVEAIVKIEIEGQIYHTVGEGDGPVNALDSALRLALEPKYPMLKDVRLEDYKVRVLSSADGTAAKVRVLIESSDRRRVWSTVGVSENVIEASWTALVDSLTYKLLLDGIIVVD; encoded by the coding sequence ATGTCTGAACTTGTACAAATCTACGATTCGACCCTTCGAGACGGCGCGCAGGCAGAGGGTATTTCATTTTCCGCTGAAGACAAAACCATGATTGCACAGCATCTCGATGCGATGGGCATTCACTATGTTGAAGGCGGTTGGCCCAATCCGACGAATCCCAAGGATCTCGAATTTTTTGACCGCGTACGCGATCTCGAATTTCACAACACCAAAATTGTCGCCTTTGGCAGTACATGCAGGGTTGACAATCCGCCCGAAGACGATCCCACCCTCACCACTTTGCTCAGGGCAGGAACAGAGGTCATCACGCTCTTCGGGAAAAGCTGGACGCTTCACGTGACCGATGTGTTGCGGGCAACACTGGACGAAAACCTGCGAATTATCAGGGATTCTTGTGCCTGGCTCAAGGAGAACGGGCGAGAAGTTATTTACGATGCCGAGCACTTTTTTGACGGTTATAAAGCCGATCCCGAATACGCGCTGGAAACTTTGTTGGCTGCGCAAGAAGGCGGGGCAGAGGTGCTCGTTTTGTGCGACACCAATGGCGGTACGATGCCATATCAGATACAACAGATTATCAGCGGTATTCAACCCAGGCTCGATGTCCCTCTGGGTATTCACACGCACAATGATGCGGGAATGGCTGTGGCCAATAGCATTGTCGCACTCGAAATGGGTGCCACGCATGTGCAGGGTACGATCAATGGATATGGGGAGCGCTGTGGCAATGCCAACCTGTGTTCGGTGATTCCAAATATTGAATTTAAGCTGGGGAAGACGGCTATTGGCGCGACAAATCTCACAAAGCTCATGGAATTATCGCGGTTTGTCAGCGAAATCGCCAATGTCTATCACGACCACCGCCAACCTTATGTGGGCGAGAGTGCTTTTGCACACAAAGCAGGTGTTCACGTCGATGCCATGCTCAAACAACCCGTCGCGTATGAACACTGCGATGCGGAATCTGTAGGCAATCAGCGCCGTTTTTTGCTTTCAGAACAATCGGGCGGCGGGGCTGTTGCTGCAAAATTGCACCATCTGATTCCGGGCCTGGACAAACGTCATCCAACTGTCCAGAAATTGCTGCAAAAAATTAAGCAACTCGAACACGAGGGCTATGTTTTTGAAGCCGCTGAAGCGTCGTTTGAAATTATCGCCCGCCAGATATTGGGCAGTATTCGCAGACCGTTTAAGCTCATCAATTACAGGACGATCAATCGCAAAAGTGCTGCAGGCTCTGAAGTAGAAGCCATTGTGAAAATAGAAATTGAAGGACAGATCTACCACACGGTTGGCGAAGGCGATGGTCCTGTCAATGCCCTCGACTCGGCATTGCGCCTGGCTCTTGAACCCAAGTATCCCATGCTGAAAGATGTGCGTCTTGAAGACTACAAGGTGCGCGTGTTATCCAGTGCCGATGGTACGGCAGCTAAAGTGCGGGTGCTGATCGAGTCTTCTGATCGGCGGCGCGTGTGGAGTACTGTGGGTGTATCTGAAAATGTCATCGAAGCCAGTTGGACAGCACTGGTCGATAGTTTGACTTATAAATTGCTACTTGACGGTATTATCGTTGTTGACTGA
- a CDS encoding RidA family protein, producing the protein MLIAKIEGHYHFLKGIDPYSCGVIADPGWEIVHVTLEQALPWRHGFDRVEAHLQEVGRDLQALCGMELRSPAPFTMAGFIAFNRDYCQVLKAWDLYVGELNPVARTNVAPLFDPPGEPVLHAFSYTVPAATDIPRTLVIAGAGELREGVLVEQGIVRSGDISAEAMREKVSYVVDVMVERLFGLGGAWEMINAVDVYTVHSLDGLVEDILFNRIGPARRHGFRWHFTRPPVVDIEFEMDMRGVRRDLVI; encoded by the coding sequence ATGTTGATTGCTAAGATAGAAGGGCACTACCACTTTCTCAAGGGTATTGACCCCTATTCCTGCGGCGTTATTGCCGATCCCGGCTGGGAGATTGTCCATGTGACACTGGAACAGGCGCTGCCCTGGCGGCATGGGTTTGATCGGGTTGAGGCGCATTTGCAGGAGGTCGGGCGAGATCTACAGGCATTGTGCGGTATGGAATTGCGTTCGCCTGCGCCTTTTACGATGGCGGGGTTCATTGCTTTCAATCGGGATTATTGTCAGGTGCTCAAGGCATGGGACCTGTACGTGGGAGAGTTGAATCCAGTAGCGCGCACCAATGTGGCACCGCTGTTCGATCCGCCGGGGGAACCGGTGCTGCACGCATTTTCCTATACGGTGCCAGCAGCGACTGATATACCCCGGACTCTGGTGATCGCCGGGGCAGGGGAATTGCGCGAGGGGGTACTTGTGGAGCAGGGTATTGTCCGCAGTGGGGATATCAGTGCAGAAGCGATGCGGGAGAAGGTTAGTTATGTGGTGGATGTAATGGTCGAGCGTTTGTTTGGTCTGGGTGGGGCTTGGGAGATGATCAATGCGGTGGATGTGTACACGGTGCATTCTCTGGACGGGCTGGTAGAGGATATTTTGTTCAATCGCATTGGGCCAGCCCGACGGCACGGTTTCCGCTGGCACTTTACCCGGCCGCCAGTGGTCGATATTGAATTTGAGATGGATATGCGAGGGGTGCGTCGTGATCTGGTGATATAA
- the leuC gene encoding 3-isopropylmalate dehydratase large subunit — translation MGQSLFHKVWDAHAVRTLPSGQTQLFIGLHLVHEVTSPQAFDMLRELGLTIAYPDRTFATVDHIVPTSDVARPFADEMAEDMMIAIEENAQQFGLSFFGLDDERQGIVHVIGPELGLTQPGMTIACGDSHTSTHGAYGAIAFGIGTSQVRDVLATQCLAMDPLKVRRIEVSGTLGKGVYAKDVILNIIRNLGVKGGTGYAYEYAGSAIEAMDMEARMSVCNMSIEGGARAGYVNPDQTTYDYLRGRTYAPSGEAFDRAVSWWRSMASDADADYDDVYHLDGSALEPTVTWGITPGQALFVSEKVPALTDLPDDERDVAAEAYDYMDLKPGTAISGMPIDVAFVGSCTNSRISDLREAARVAEGHKVADGVKALVVPGSKSVLKTAEAEGLHHIFEDAGFEWRGAGCSMCLAMNPDKLQGREVCASSSNRNFKGRQGSPTGRTLLMSPAMVAAAAIAGEVIDVRAM, via the coding sequence ATGGGTCAAAGTTTATTTCACAAAGTTTGGGATGCGCATGCGGTGCGAACGCTGCCTTCGGGGCAGACGCAGTTGTTTATCGGCCTGCATCTCGTTCACGAGGTTACCAGCCCGCAGGCTTTTGATATGCTCAGAGAGCTGGGTCTCACCATTGCGTATCCAGATCGCACATTTGCCACGGTTGATCACATTGTGCCCACAAGCGATGTGGCACGCCCATTTGCCGATGAGATGGCCGAGGACATGATGATCGCCATCGAAGAAAATGCCCAACAGTTTGGCCTTTCTTTTTTTGGGCTCGACGACGAGCGTCAGGGTATTGTCCACGTTATTGGTCCTGAACTGGGTCTGACACAGCCGGGCATGACCATTGCCTGCGGCGATAGCCACACTTCAACGCACGGAGCTTATGGCGCCATTGCATTTGGCATTGGCACCTCGCAGGTGCGCGATGTGCTTGCCACACAATGCCTGGCGATGGATCCTCTCAAAGTGCGCCGCATTGAAGTATCAGGCACGCTGGGCAAGGGGGTTTACGCCAAAGATGTCATTCTCAATATTATTCGCAATCTCGGCGTAAAAGGCGGTACGGGCTATGCTTACGAATATGCCGGATCCGCTATTGAAGCTATGGATATGGAAGCGCGCATGTCGGTGTGCAATATGTCTATTGAAGGCGGCGCGCGCGCGGGGTACGTGAATCCCGATCAGACGACTTATGACTATCTGCGGGGACGCACTTATGCACCTTCGGGCGAAGCTTTTGATCGCGCGGTTTCCTGGTGGCGTTCTATGGCTTCCGATGCCGATGCCGATTACGACGATGTTTATCATCTCGATGGCTCCGCTCTTGAGCCTACTGTGACATGGGGTATCACGCCGGGGCAGGCACTTTTTGTATCAGAAAAAGTACCGGCGCTGACGGATCTGCCCGACGATGAGCGCGATGTTGCAGCCGAAGCGTATGATTATATGGACTTAAAACCGGGTACGGCTATATCTGGTATGCCGATTGACGTGGCTTTTGTGGGGTCGTGTACCAACAGCCGTATCTCTGACCTCAGAGAAGCTGCCAGAGTCGCCGAGGGACACAAGGTGGCCGATGGCGTCAAAGCGCTTGTTGTGCCGGGGTCCAAATCCGTTCTCAAGACAGCCGAAGCGGAAGGCTTGCACCACATTTTTGAAGATGCTGGCTTTGAATGGCGCGGTGCGGGGTGTTCGATGTGTTTGGCTATGAATCCCGACAAATTGCAGGGACGCGAAGTGTGCGCGTCGTCGAGCAATCGCAATTTCAAAGGGCGTCAGGGCAGTCCCACGGGACGCACGCTCTTGATGAGTCCCGCAATGGTCGCAGCCGCGGCTATCGCAGGTGAGGTTATTGACGTACGCGCGATGTAA
- a CDS encoding aminotransferase class I/II-fold pyridoxal phosphate-dependent enzyme, translated as MQINSRRIERLPPYVFHEVNARKMYLRRKGVDIIDLGMGNPDQPTPPHIIDKLTEVVRDPKTHGYSPSAGLPALRRAICRHYKRRFGVDLDPETEAIVTIGSKEGLAHICLALLDPGDLAIVPNPAYPLHLYGVAIANGNVFSMPLRPEKEFVPDLQMIPRELWPKPKVMIFNFPHNPTTATVDISFFEEIVDFARRQNIIVIHDMAYSDIAFDDTVVPSLLQVKGAKEVGVEFYTMSKSYNMAGWRVGFCLGNPEVIKALSVIKNYYDYGVFTPIQVAAISALDGPQDCVQQSAAMYQSRRDTLVEGLNRIGWPVNKPKASMFVWAPIPEKYRYLGSMNFSLKLMEEAELAVSPGIGFGDMGEGYVRISLVENEHRIRQAVRNVKRALF; from the coding sequence ATGCAAATCAATTCTCGCCGCATTGAACGCTTGCCGCCCTATGTTTTTCACGAGGTCAATGCCCGCAAGATGTACCTGCGGCGCAAGGGCGTTGATATTATTGATCTGGGTATGGGCAATCCCGATCAGCCGACGCCGCCACATATTATCGATAAACTCACTGAGGTTGTCCGCGACCCCAAGACGCATGGATATTCGCCATCGGCGGGCCTTCCGGCTTTGAGGCGGGCGATTTGTCGCCATTACAAACGCCGTTTTGGCGTTGATCTCGATCCGGAAACAGAAGCTATTGTCACGATTGGCTCGAAAGAGGGACTGGCGCATATTTGTCTCGCGCTTCTCGATCCGGGCGATCTCGCCATTGTGCCAAATCCGGCATATCCCCTGCATCTTTATGGTGTTGCGATTGCCAATGGCAATGTCTTCAGCATGCCTTTGCGCCCGGAAAAAGAATTTGTGCCAGACCTGCAAATGATCCCGCGAGAATTGTGGCCCAAACCCAAAGTGATGATTTTTAATTTTCCCCACAATCCCACCACGGCTACTGTCGATATTTCTTTTTTTGAGGAGATTGTGGATTTTGCCCGCCGTCAAAATATTATTGTTATTCACGATATGGCCTATTCGGATATTGCGTTTGACGACACTGTGGTGCCGAGTCTTTTACAGGTTAAGGGTGCCAAAGAAGTGGGGGTTGAATTTTACACGATGTCCAAGTCCTACAATATGGCTGGTTGGCGCGTCGGGTTTTGCCTCGGAAATCCAGAGGTGATTAAAGCGCTTTCCGTGATTAAAAATTACTACGATTACGGCGTTTTTACTCCCATACAGGTCGCTGCAATTTCCGCGCTTGATGGCCCGCAAGACTGCGTGCAGCAATCGGCCGCTATGTACCAGAGTCGCAGGGATACGCTGGTAGAAGGTCTCAATCGCATCGGTTGGCCCGTCAACAAGCCCAAAGCGTCGATGTTTGTTTGGGCGCCTATTCCAGAAAAGTATCGGTATCTCGGTTCTATGAATTTTTCCCTCAAGCTCATGGAGGAGGCCGAACTCGCGGTTTCTCCCGGTATTGGTTTTGGCGATATGGGCGAGGGATATGTACGCATTTCTCTGGTCGAAAATGAACACCGAATCCGCCAGGCTGTTCGCAATGTCAAACGCGCGCTTTTTTAA
- a CDS encoding 3-isopropylmalate dehydratase small subunit produces the protein MNSSVIQQVEGRAIPVRGNDIDTDRIIPARYLRAITFDGLGEHAFEDDRKSNPDHPFDDPRYQGASVLIANDNFGCGSSREHAPQALMRWGICAIVGESFAEIFLGNCTAMGVPCLTASTGDIVKIQDAAEADPQREMTVDLKEKKLTFGDIEVDLQIAEGNRLQLIEGAWDATGMLLEGRDAVREVANKLPYVTGF, from the coding sequence ATGAATTCATCAGTGATTCAGCAGGTAGAAGGGCGCGCGATTCCCGTTCGGGGAAATGACATCGATACCGATCGCATTATTCCCGCGCGATATCTTCGCGCCATCACGTTTGACGGCCTGGGTGAGCACGCATTTGAAGACGACCGCAAATCAAATCCCGATCACCCATTTGATGATCCGCGCTATCAGGGCGCATCCGTACTCATCGCCAATGACAACTTTGGATGTGGATCATCCAGAGAACACGCGCCTCAGGCGCTGATGCGCTGGGGGATTTGTGCCATTGTGGGCGAATCTTTTGCCGAAATTTTTTTGGGCAATTGCACGGCTATGGGCGTGCCTTGTCTGACGGCTTCGACCGGGGATATTGTCAAAATTCAGGACGCTGCCGAAGCAGATCCACAACGGGAAATGACTGTTGATTTAAAAGAGAAAAAATTGACATTTGGCGATATAGAAGTCGATCTGCAGATTGCAGAAGGCAATCGGCTCCAACTCATTGAAGGCGCGTGGGATGCTACAGGCATGCTCCTCGAAGGCCGCGATGCGGTGCGGGAGGTTGCCAATAAACTTCCCTATGTTACGGGCTTTTAA
- a CDS encoding YkgJ family cysteine cluster protein — protein sequence MAQEWKHLLKFRCTRCGNCCRDPIVLVTDEDVRRIIEGTDQAACDVVDFYKPSEIEWGEDQPGWIRLRSGQRIMGLRRTESGCQYLGEDDLCTIYDYRPVTCRRYPFDLEFDEEGDIELLSISQSTDCPYELDGYTPLGEIKAIAKWETWEEEPYYARVEAWNARKETGGKKTFLKFIGLG from the coding sequence ATGGCGCAAGAGTGGAAACACTTGCTCAAGTTTCGCTGCACTCGCTGTGGAAATTGCTGCCGAGACCCCATTGTTCTGGTTACCGACGAAGATGTGCGCCGCATTATTGAGGGCACAGATCAGGCTGCTTGTGATGTTGTCGATTTTTATAAGCCGAGTGAGATTGAATGGGGCGAAGATCAACCCGGCTGGATACGTCTGAGGTCTGGCCAGCGCATTATGGGATTGCGCCGAACCGAGAGCGGATGCCAATATCTGGGTGAAGACGATTTGTGTACTATCTACGATTATCGCCCGGTGACTTGTAGAAGGTATCCATTTGATCTCGAGTTTGATGAAGAGGGCGATATCGAGTTGCTCAGCATTAGCCAATCTACCGATTGTCCGTATGAGCTCGACGGGTACACGCCATTGGGTGAGATTAAGGCTATTGCAAAATGGGAGACGTGGGAAGAAGAACCCTATTATGCCAGAGTTGAAGCGTGGAATGCGCGCAAAGAGACGGGCGGGAAAAAGACATTTCTCAAATTTATTGGGTTGGGATGA
- a CDS encoding response regulator transcription factor — protein sequence MRPLIFGFLFSVLILHTGALKCVISVPPLFPISSPMATILLLADEAYGARLKSDLEYIGHQVEHVILRGRSNLPPIPTNGIDLTIIDPESSLDRLAQAIAHLQQQRPANDSSLLVITDEMTALNLDFSLGISDFIIKPYSLREFEARLRLALWNDDHPPDDHTLKIDDLVINMARYEVRVKGSVVELTLKEYELLKHLVTHETRVFTRSDLLDSIWGYDYYGGMRTVDVHIRRLRSKLGESGRAITTVRGVGYKFDPP from the coding sequence ATGAGGCCACTAATTTTCGGCTTTCTGTTTTCAGTACTGATATTACACACGGGCGCATTAAAATGCGTAATATCAGTTCCTCCCTTATTCCCTATTTCGTCTCCAATGGCAACTATTCTTCTTCTCGCAGACGAAGCCTACGGCGCGCGTCTCAAATCAGACCTCGAATACATCGGGCATCAAGTTGAACACGTGATTTTGAGGGGGCGGAGCAATTTGCCACCCATACCCACCAACGGCATTGACTTGACCATCATTGACCCCGAGTCCTCCCTCGATCGCCTCGCACAGGCCATTGCGCACCTTCAACAACAGCGCCCTGCCAACGACAGTTCCCTACTCGTCATCACCGATGAAATGACCGCACTCAACCTCGACTTTTCACTCGGCATTTCAGATTTTATCATCAAGCCCTATAGCCTGCGCGAGTTCGAAGCCCGCCTGCGCCTGGCTCTTTGGAACGACGACCATCCCCCCGACGACCACACCTTAAAAATAGACGACCTCGTCATCAATATGGCGCGCTATGAAGTGCGCGTCAAGGGCAGTGTTGTCGAACTCACACTAAAAGAATACGAACTACTCAAACATCTGGTCACCCACGAGACCCGCGTATTTACCCGATCAGACCTGCTCGACAGCATCTGGGGCTATGACTATTACGGCGGCATGCGCACCGTTGATGTACACATTCGCCGCTTGCGCTCCAAACTCGGCGAATCGGGCAGAGCCATTACCACAGTACGCGGTGTCGGCTACAAATTTGATCCTCCATAA
- the ilvN gene encoding acetolactate synthase small subunit, translating into MTHKHTISALVENHFGVLCRVAGLFSSRGFNIDSLSVGETEDPSISRMTIVVGGDDSVLEQVVKQLDRLIDVIRVIDITQGQFVERELMLVKVKADTTTRAEIIQIAEVFRSNIVDVCPRSMTIEVTGKNDKIQAIIGMLSSFGIEEIARTGTVALLRDSATQ; encoded by the coding sequence ATGACTCACAAACACACGATAAGTGCCCTGGTCGAAAATCATTTTGGCGTTCTGTGCCGCGTTGCAGGCCTTTTTTCCAGTCGCGGATTCAATATCGATAGTCTGTCCGTTGGCGAGACAGAAGACCCGAGTATTTCTCGCATGACCATTGTCGTCGGTGGCGACGATAGCGTGCTCGAGCAAGTGGTCAAGCAATTGGATCGCCTCATTGACGTCATTCGCGTGATCGATATTACACAGGGCCAATTTGTTGAACGCGAACTCATGTTGGTCAAGGTCAAAGCCGATACAACAACGCGTGCAGAAATTATCCAAATTGCCGAAGTGTTTCGCTCAAATATTGTCGATGTATGTCCCAGATCGATGACCATAGAGGTTACGGGCAAAAATGATAAAATTCAAGCTATCATTGGCATGCTCAGTTCTTTTGGCATCGAGGAAATCGCGCGTACAGGCACAGTTGCCCTGTTGCGAGATTCCGCGACACAATAA
- a CDS encoding 2-isopropylmalate synthase has translation MSNAKNKDRVIIFDTTLRDAEQTPGASLALREKVEIAHQLARLNVDVIEAGFPISSDQDFNAVRRIAHEVEGPVICGLSRAIFKDIDRAGEALKDAPNPRIHTFIGTSPLHISMVGKTPAQVLQMAVDAVARAKSHCDDVEFSPMDAARTEPQYLLDVIEATIEAGATTINIPDTVGYAVPDQFGRIIRNICEKVPNVDRAIISVHCHDDLGMATINALEALRNGARQVECTVNGLGERAGNTSLEEVVMAVKTRGDYFDLYTDIKTREIVNTSRLVSRLMGIVVPPNKPIVGANAFAHSSGIHQDGVLKDRENFEIIDPKSVGWEESSIVLTARSGRHALRHRLEELGYHLNQDELNIAYERFVKVADKKKEVYDEDLMAIVEDEIRDFPMRFVLDYLHTVSGTGTVPSATVRIGIDGKNHVQESAWGDGPVDATYRAIKKATDNTNTKVEEYTIRGVTGGAEAMGEVTVNVSCNGRLTRGRGVSTDIIEASAKAFLDALNRLAIQQDNHKEREPTV, from the coding sequence ATGTCAAACGCGAAAAATAAAGACCGCGTCATTATTTTTGATACCACTTTGAGAGACGCGGAACAGACGCCGGGGGCTTCGCTCGCGTTGCGCGAAAAAGTTGAAATTGCCCATCAACTCGCGCGGCTCAATGTCGATGTTATCGAGGCCGGATTTCCCATATCGTCCGATCAGGACTTCAATGCCGTGCGGCGTATCGCACACGAGGTTGAAGGTCCTGTTATTTGCGGTCTGTCTCGCGCAATTTTCAAAGATATTGACCGCGCAGGTGAAGCTTTGAAAGATGCGCCAAATCCGCGCATACACACGTTTATTGGGACATCGCCGCTCCATATTTCCATGGTTGGCAAAACGCCCGCTCAAGTTCTGCAAATGGCTGTTGATGCGGTTGCGCGAGCTAAGTCGCATTGCGACGATGTGGAGTTTTCGCCGATGGATGCTGCGCGCACAGAGCCGCAATATCTCCTCGACGTGATCGAGGCTACCATTGAAGCGGGTGCGACAACCATCAATATACCCGATACCGTGGGCTACGCCGTTCCCGACCAGTTTGGCCGCATTATTCGCAATATTTGCGAGAAAGTGCCCAATGTCGATCGCGCCATTATCAGTGTCCACTGCCACGACGATTTGGGCATGGCGACTATCAATGCTCTCGAAGCACTCAGAAATGGCGCGCGTCAGGTCGAATGCACGGTTAATGGGTTGGGTGAACGCGCGGGCAATACCTCGCTTGAAGAAGTGGTTATGGCCGTCAAGACGCGCGGGGATTATTTCGATCTCTATACGGATATCAAGACGCGCGAAATCGTAAATACGAGCCGTCTGGTCAGCCGCCTCATGGGTATTGTCGTTCCGCCCAACAAGCCCATTGTAGGAGCCAATGCATTTGCACATAGTTCGGGTATCCATCAGGACGGGGTACTCAAGGACCGCGAAAATTTCGAAATTATCGATCCCAAATCTGTGGGCTGGGAAGAATCGAGTATTGTGCTTACGGCGCGTTCTGGTCGCCACGCATTGCGCCATCGTCTGGAAGAGCTCGGCTATCATCTCAATCAGGATGAATTAAATATCGCTTATGAGCGTTTTGTCAAAGTTGCAGATAAAAAGAAGGAAGTTTATGACGAAGATCTCATGGCTATTGTGGAAGATGAAATTCGAGACTTTCCCATGCGGTTCGTGCTGGACTATTTGCATACTGTGAGTGGCACCGGTACGGTTCCCTCTGCGACGGTTCGCATTGGTATTGACGGTAAAAACCACGTCCAGGAATCTGCCTGGGGCGATGGACCGGTAGATGCAACGTATCGGGCGATCAAGAAAGCCACAGATAATACAAATACAAAAGTGGAAGAATATACTATCCGCGGCGTTACCGGGGGTGCCGAAGCGATGGGAGAAGTCACGGTCAATGTGTCGTGCAATGGACGCCTGACCAGGGGACGCGGCGTTTCAACCGATATTATCGAAGCCAGTGCCAAAGCTTTTCTCGATGCGCTCAATCGCCTGGCCATTCAGCAAGACAATCACAAGGAGCGAGAACCAACCGTTTAG